One genomic window of Azospirillum sp. TSH100 includes the following:
- a CDS encoding methyl-accepting chemotaxis protein, translating into MVDIMDGGFGLRPHLIADIAEEAGNLGIEIADIAGHIEDVNARVTHQSEVFTQLRDTGAKMSRSTERISHASAIARSVTEQARQEVDSSHDRVQQSLSDIHALVSSVTGIEGQIAGLRDALDRVGKVAKEIFTIAKQTNLLALNATIEAARAGEAGRGFAVVANEVKSLSTKTSEATTEIDATLKVLNEQAQRLMTESAASAAKARAVSEGTTAIGTVIETVGRAMRELNGETDKIDAASAEIGGNCGELEREIADLAVGVKLSSENLAQARDRVNSLVGMSERLIGVTAELNIETVDTPFIAAVKDAAAKVSAAFEEALSRGDISESDLFDRNYQPVAGSDPQQVMTRYTQLCDRVLPGIQEPVLSANGRIVFCVAVDENGYLPTHNRQFSQPQGRDPVWNAANCRNRRIFNDRVGLAAGRSTKPFLLQTYRRDMGGGKFALMKDVSAPVTVRGRHWGGLRLAYKV; encoded by the coding sequence ATGGTGGACATAATGGATGGCGGCTTTGGGCTTCGTCCGCATCTGATCGCGGACATCGCGGAAGAGGCAGGCAATCTCGGCATCGAGATCGCGGATATCGCCGGCCACATCGAGGATGTGAACGCCCGGGTCACCCACCAGTCGGAGGTGTTCACCCAACTGCGCGACACCGGCGCCAAGATGTCGCGCAGCACCGAGCGGATTTCGCACGCGTCGGCCATCGCACGCTCAGTCACCGAGCAGGCCCGGCAGGAGGTCGACAGCTCCCATGACCGGGTGCAGCAGTCGCTGTCCGACATCCACGCGCTGGTATCTTCGGTGACCGGGATCGAGGGGCAGATCGCCGGGCTGCGCGACGCGCTGGACCGCGTCGGCAAGGTCGCCAAGGAGATTTTCACCATCGCCAAGCAGACCAACCTGCTGGCGCTGAACGCCACCATCGAGGCGGCGCGGGCAGGGGAGGCCGGGCGCGGCTTCGCCGTGGTGGCGAACGAGGTGAAGTCGCTGTCGACCAAGACCAGCGAGGCGACGACGGAGATCGACGCGACGCTGAAGGTGCTGAACGAACAGGCCCAGCGCCTGATGACGGAGAGTGCCGCCAGTGCCGCCAAGGCCCGTGCGGTCAGCGAGGGCACCACAGCCATCGGCACGGTGATCGAGACGGTCGGCCGCGCCATGCGTGAGCTGAACGGCGAGACCGACAAGATCGATGCCGCCTCGGCCGAGATCGGCGGCAACTGCGGCGAGCTGGAGCGCGAAATCGCCGATCTGGCGGTGGGCGTGAAGCTGTCCAGCGAGAATTTGGCCCAGGCGCGCGACCGGGTGAACAGCCTGGTCGGCATGAGCGAGCGGCTGATCGGCGTCACCGCGGAGTTGAACATCGAGACGGTCGACACCCCCTTCATCGCCGCGGTCAAGGACGCCGCCGCCAAGGTGTCCGCTGCCTTCGAGGAGGCGCTGTCCCGCGGCGACATCAGCGAATCCGACCTGTTCGACCGCAATTACCAGCCGGTTGCCGGATCGGACCCGCAGCAGGTGATGACCCGCTACACCCAGCTGTGCGACCGCGTCCTGCCGGGCATCCAGGAACCGGTGCTGTCGGCCAACGGCCGCATCGTCTTCTGCGTGGCGGTGGACGAGAACGGCTATCTGCCCACCCACAACAGGCAGTTCAGCCAGCCCCAGGGCCGCGATCCGGTGTGGAACGCCGCCAACTGCCGCAACCGCCGCATCTTCAACGACCGTGTCGGCCTGGCCGCCGGCCGCAGCACCAAGCCCTTCCTGTTGCAGACCTACCGGCGTGACATGGGCGGCGGGAAATTCGCCCTGATGAAGGACGTCTCCGCCCCCGTCACCGTGCGGGGGCGCCATTGGGGCGGGCTGCGGCTGGCCTATAAGGTGTGA
- the hypD gene encoding hydrogenase formation protein HypD, whose product MKYVEEFRDPVLARNVAAAIAREVRADRSYHLMEFCGGHTHAISRYGIPDLLPDNVRMIHGPGCPVCVLPVGRIDDAIALARRPEVTLCTYGDVMRVPGSGRLSLLKAKAQGADVRMVVSADAAVRIAVENPERQVVFFAIGFETTTPPTALAVRAAAAQGLTNFSVFCNHVLTPSAIQGILAGADEGLSLDGFVGPAHVSVVIGSEAYAPAAVEHGKPVVISGFEPLDVLQSILMLVRQINDGRAEVENQFTRAVTAEGNRKAQALVLEIFETRPSFEWRGLGSIPHSGLKLRDAYAAFDAERRFPIAGASVPDHKGCDCGAILRGVKRPVDCKLFDTVCTPENPMGSCMVSAEGACAAHYTYGRFRDA is encoded by the coding sequence ATGAAATATGTCGAAGAGTTCCGCGATCCGGTTCTTGCCCGCAACGTCGCCGCCGCCATCGCGCGGGAGGTGCGGGCTGACCGCTCCTATCACCTGATGGAGTTCTGCGGCGGCCACACCCATGCCATCTCCCGCTATGGCATCCCGGATCTGCTGCCCGACAATGTCCGGATGATCCATGGGCCGGGCTGCCCGGTCTGCGTCCTGCCGGTCGGGCGAATCGACGACGCCATCGCGCTCGCCCGCCGGCCGGAGGTGACGCTGTGCACCTACGGCGATGTGATGCGGGTGCCGGGGTCGGGACGGCTCAGCCTGCTGAAGGCCAAGGCGCAGGGCGCCGACGTCCGCATGGTGGTGTCGGCCGATGCCGCCGTGCGCATCGCCGTCGAGAATCCGGAGCGGCAGGTGGTGTTCTTCGCCATCGGTTTCGAGACGACGACCCCGCCCACGGCGCTGGCCGTCCGCGCCGCCGCCGCGCAGGGGCTGACCAACTTCTCCGTCTTCTGCAACCATGTGCTCACCCCGTCGGCCATCCAGGGCATCCTGGCGGGAGCGGATGAGGGGCTGTCGCTCGACGGCTTCGTCGGGCCGGCCCATGTCTCCGTCGTCATCGGGTCGGAGGCCTATGCCCCGGCCGCGGTCGAGCATGGCAAGCCCGTTGTGATCTCCGGCTTCGAGCCGCTCGACGTGCTGCAATCCATCCTGATGCTGGTCCGTCAGATCAACGACGGGCGGGCCGAGGTCGAGAACCAGTTCACCCGCGCCGTCACCGCCGAGGGCAACCGCAAGGCCCAGGCGCTGGTGCTGGAAATCTTCGAGACCCGGCCATCCTTCGAGTGGCGCGGGCTGGGCAGCATCCCGCACAGCGGGCTGAAGCTGCGCGACGCCTATGCCGCCTTCGATGCCGAGCGGCGGTTCCCCATCGCCGGCGCCAGCGTGCCCGACCACAAGGGCTGCGATTGCGGCGCCATCCTGCGTGGGGTGAAGCGACCGGTCGACTGCAAGCTGTTCGACACCGTCTGCACCCCGGAAAACCCGATGGGATCCTGCATGGTGTCGGCCGAGGGCGCCTGTGCCGCGCATTACACCTATGGACGTTTCCGCGACGCCTGA
- a CDS encoding universal stress protein, translating to MTYKHILVHLDSSPHVEARLDAAIALAQRHGAFLRGLFAQGDRNATSVIARRSSEHLGEAAARSEALFKEKIAASGLQGHWHGLTHGEYNHVIREVIIWSRFADLTVLGQYDREAGSQAAPEELNEQVVLNSGRPVLVIPYAGRFATIGKRVAVAWNAEREAARALSDAMPMLEKADEVTVITVLTQASSSSPEAPRVGVLDHLAFHGVTAEQTHFTVTDIGAMDALLARAMDTGADLLVMGAHGHYGFPFLHRGSGTRHVLRTCPVPLLLSH from the coding sequence ATGACCTACAAGCATATCCTCGTCCATCTCGACAGCAGCCCGCATGTCGAGGCGCGGCTCGACGCCGCCATCGCGCTGGCCCAGCGCCATGGCGCCTTCCTGCGCGGCCTGTTCGCCCAGGGCGACCGCAACGCCACCAGCGTGATCGCCCGCCGGTCGAGCGAGCATCTGGGCGAAGCCGCTGCCCGCAGCGAGGCGCTGTTCAAGGAAAAGATCGCCGCTTCCGGGCTCCAGGGCCACTGGCACGGCCTGACGCACGGCGAATACAACCACGTCATCCGCGAGGTCATCATCTGGTCGCGTTTCGCCGACCTGACGGTGCTCGGCCAGTATGACCGCGAGGCCGGATCGCAGGCGGCGCCGGAGGAGCTGAACGAACAGGTGGTGCTGAATTCCGGCCGCCCGGTTCTGGTCATCCCCTATGCCGGCCGCTTCGCCACCATCGGCAAGCGCGTCGCCGTCGCCTGGAACGCCGAGCGCGAGGCCGCCCGTGCCCTGTCGGACGCCATGCCGATGCTGGAGAAGGCCGACGAGGTGACGGTCATCACCGTGCTGACCCAGGCTTCGTCCTCGTCTCCGGAGGCGCCGCGGGTCGGCGTGCTCGACCATCTCGCCTTCCATGGCGTGACGGCGGAGCAGACCCATTTCACCGTGACCGACATCGGCGCGATGGACGCCCTGCTGGCCCGCGCCATGGACACCGGCGCCGACCTGCTGGTGATGGGCGCCCACGGCCACTACGGCTTCCCGTTCCTGCACCGCGGCAGCGGGACGCGGCATGTCCTGCGCACCTGCCCGGTGCCGTTGCTGCTGTCGCATTGA